CTGTAACGCTATAAGTATGCGCGAAAGTTCGCCGCCGGAGGCATTTTTGCCTACGGGCAGCGGTTTTTGGTCCGGCAGCGCGAGGGTGAAGATGGCGTTTTCCGCGCCCGTCGAGCGCACGCGGTCGAGCGGTTCGATCTCGATGTTGAAGGCCGCGTATTCCATGCCGAGACCGCCCAGATGTTCGTTGACCTTCGCGGCAAGCGCCTTGGCCGATTCTTTGCGGAGCGCCCGTACTTCGATAGCAAGGCGCGAGGTCTCGCGGCGCAGGGAGAGAGCCCTTTTTTCAAGTTCTTCGAGCTCTTTGTGGCTCTCTTTGAGCCATTCCAGCTCTTTTTCCGCCTCCGCCGCGTATGCGAGCAGCGCGGCGGCGCTCTGTATGTTGAGGGTGCGCTTCATTTTGCGCAGCATGCCGAGTTTTTTTTCAAGGCGCTCTTTGGCCTCTTCGCTGTCCTCCGCGGAGGCTGCGCCGCGGCAGGCCTCGGAGATGAGGTTTGAGAGCTCCTGCGCGCCGCTGAGGGTTTTTTCTATCGCCCCGCGCCAGCGCTTTTCATCTCCCGATGCGTATCCGTAGAGATCTTTGGCGATTTTTTCAAGCTGGTCCAACAGGCCGCCCTCGGCGTTGTTCATTTTTTCCGCGATGAGCCGCAGTGAACGCTGGACCGCCTCGCCGCGCTCCATTTCGCGCAGCTCTTTTTCCCACTCCGCCTCGCTGTCGGCCTTCAGTTCGAGGGCCTTTATCTGCCGGAGGACGGAGGGGGCGTCGTCAAAGCGGCTTTCGCTCTCTTTGCGTCTTTTTTTGAGGGCGAATATCTCTTTTTCCGTCGCGAGCGCCGAGGTAAAGGCGATCTCAAGCTCCGCCAGCGCCCTTTTAAGCTCTTCCCCGCCGCATGAGTCGACGAGTTCCAGCTGTTTTAGGGGGTCCAGCAGGCCGAGCTGGGCGAACTGGCTCTGGATGACGACGTTCGTCTCCATCGCATGGGCCAGGATGGTGAGCGGCACCGTCTGTTCCTGCAGCGAGGCCCTGCCCTTGCCGCTTCTCGCGAATGTCCGCCGCGCGATGAGCATTTTGTCCTGCGGCTGGCATTTTTCGGATATTCCCGGTATCGGTTCGGAGGTCATGACCGCCCGCACCTCGCAGGCCTCTTCGAGGGTGTGGATATGGTTCAGCTGCGCGCGGCGGCCGGCGATGAATTCAAGCGCGCGCACGAGGCTGCTCTTTCCCGCGCCGCTTTCGCCGGTGATGACGATGAAACTGCCGCCGAAGCTGAGCGAGGTCTCCCTGATGCCGCCTACTCCGTGAATTTCAAGCTCTTCTATCAAGCTCAGTCGCCTCCGTCTCTGATGCCGTTGAAGCCCCAGCGCAGTTTTTCCCTAAGCAGGTCGTAGTAGCTGCGTCCGTTGAGCTGGATGGTATGGACGTATATTTCGTTGTCGAGCATCACATGCAGTTCGTCGCCGGGCAGCAGTTCGTAGCCGAGCTGGCCGTCCTGCGTCAGCATCAGGCTGCGCGTGTCCCCTTTGGGGATGACGATGATGTTGTCGGTGTCGCTGAGGATCACGGGCCGGGCGTAGAGGGTATGGGCGCAGATAGGCGCCATTATCATGCAGGGGACGTGCGGCGGCACTATCGGCCCTCCCGCCGAGAGCGCGTAGGCCGTGGAGCCTGTCGGTGTCGAGAGTATGAGGCCGTCGGCGAGGAAGAGGCTCAGTATCTCTTTTCCCACCTTCACCTCAAGGTCGATGACGCGCGCGAGGCTGCCCTTGGAGATTACGAGATCGTTGAGGGCGTGCAGTTCGTGTACGAGCCGTCCGCCGCGCCAGACCTGCCCCTTGAGGAGCCGCCGGAGCTGTAGAGTATATTGCCCGTCGATGATGGCTTTTATATCTTTCTCCGCCGAGTCGGGGTTTCCGATCGCGAGGAAGCCGAGGCGTCCGAGGTTTATCCCGTAGAGCGGCACATCGACGCCGAAGGTGTAGCGAGCGGCGCGCAGAAAGGTCCCGTCCCCGCCGAGGATGACGGCGAAGGATGCCTCCTGCCGCCAGACGTCGTCCGCGACGCCGGGAAGGGCGATCGCGGAGGCCTCGTGCGGCGGAAGCAGGAAGTTTATGCCGTTTTCTTTGCTCCAGCGCCAAAGCCGCCAGGCCATCTCAATAGCGTCCGGCTTTTGGGTGTTGAAGAGCAGACCGATTTTCTTAGTGATTTTTTCCATGTGATACACCTCTACTTCGGATGAGCGCTGGTATTCTTGTGCGCCTCCTCAACGATTTTATCAAAATCCGGTCTCTTTGCGCCGCTTCCCGCCCTTTTGTGTTTCAGCAGGAAGAGGAATTCTATGTTGCCTTCGGGGCCGCGTATCGGCGAATAGTCGGCGGCCTCGAGCGAGAGGCCTGTCTCTTTGTCGATAAAGTCCGCCACTTCTTCAAGTATCTGCCGGTGGAGGGCGGGATCGGCGACGACGCCCTTCCCCACCCGCTCGCGCCCCGCCTCGAACTGGGGCTTGACGAGGACCGCCATGAGTCCGTCGTCTTTCAGCAGCTCCTCCATTTTAGGAAGCAGCAGGGTGATCGAGATGAAGGAGGCGTCGGAGACGATGATGTCGGCCCGCTCGTTCTCTATCATCTCAATGGTTAGGTTTCTCGCGTTCGTCCGTTCCAGCACGAGTACGCGCGGATCGCTGCGGAGCTTCCAGGCGAGCTGCCCGTAGCCGACGTCCACCGCGCAGACCTTTGCCGCGCCGTTTGCCAGCAGCACGTCGGTGAAACCGCCCGTAGAGGCGCCGATATCGACGCAGCGCCTGCCCTCCGCCTCGATGGCGAAGCTCTCAATGGCTTTAAGCAGTTTATAGGCGCCGCGGCTAACCCACTCTTTTTCAGGGGCGTCCAGCTTGACGTTGGCGTCGGGCTGGATCATGGAGGCCGCCTTTGTGACGGTGACGCCGTTTACGCTGACGCGCCCCTCTTCGATGTAGTTCTGCGCCGCGGTACGCGAGGCGGCCAGCTTTCTGTCGGTGATATATTTATCGAGCCGTATCAGTTTTTGTTTCATTTCGTTAGACAGAGCCGCACGATGTTTTCCACCGTGAGGCCGCATTCCTCCCACTGCTGCGCCCTGGTGGCGTGCGAGATGAAGTGGTCCGGCACGCCCGCGGCGGCGGCTCTCACGGCGTATCCTCTGGCGTTTATGTATGCCGCCACCGCCTCGCCTACGCCGCCCGTGAGGGTGTTTTCCTCCGCGGTGACGATCACCTTATGCGCCCTCAGGAGGGCGTCGAGCCCCTCGTAATCAAGCGGCTTGATAAAGCGGAGGTCTGCCACGGTGGGACGCCTGCCGGTGATTTTATCGATCTCTTCGGCGCTCTGCAGCATCAGCTCTACGGTGCTCCCGATGCCGATAAGGCAAATCTCTTCGCCGCCGCTTATCACTTCCAGCCTGCCCCACGGCGCGGGGATGCGCTCCATTCCGGGTGCGGCGATGGCTTTTACGGCTTTGCCGCGCGGGTAGCGCACCGCCATCGGCAGCGTCCTCTTTTTCCATTCGCGGACGAAGAATTCGAGGTCGGCGGCGTCGCGCGGCGCGGCGACCGTCATCTCCGGTATGGCGCGCAGCCAGGCGACGTCGAGTATCCCGTGATGCGTCTCTCCGTCCTCGCCGACAAGTCCGGCACGGTCAATCCCCAGCAGTACGGGCAGTTTTGGCAGACATATATCGTGCATTACCTGGTCTGCGGCGCGCTGCAGGAAGGTGGAATAGATACAGACGACGGGCCGCATTCCCGCCGCCGCGAGACCGGCGGCGTAGATGAGCATATGCTCCTCGGCGATGCCGGTGTCGCAGAAGCGCCGCGGATAGGCCTTGGCGAAGTTTTCAAGTTTGGTGCCGTCCTTCATCGCCGCCGTGCAGACGGTGACGCGCTGGTCCTCGTGAGCCAGTTCGCAGAGCACCTCTGACATAACGCCGCTCCAGCTTTCGCCGCAGCCCGAAGAGGCATGCGTCGCGGCGTCGATCTTTGTTTTGGGGCCGATGCCGTGGAAGAAGGAGGGATAGGCCTCCGTCTGCGGGCAGCCCTTGCCCTTTTCGGTCATAACGTGGATCAGCAGCGATTCGTCGTAGTGGCGCGCGAGCCGGAATACCTCCTCCATTTCGGAGAGGTTGTGGCCGTTGAAGGGTCCCCAGTAGCTGATGTTTAGCTCTTCAAAGACGTTTGTCGGCAGCAGCAGCGACTTGAGTTTCATCTTTATGCGTGAGAGCGAGGAGTTGATGTTTTCCCCGTTCTTCATGTTGGTGCACTGGCTCTTTATGTAGTCTTTGAGCTTTTTGTAAGTAGGGTTGACGGCGAGCTTCGCGAGGTGCGAGGCCATGCCGCCGACGCGCGGGTTTATCGACATTTTGTTGTCGTTAAGAATGATAATGACTTTGGAATTGAGGCTTGCGAGGCAGTTCAGCGCCTCGAAGGAGACGCCGTTGAGCAGCGCGCCGTCGCCGATCACCGCGACGACCTCGTGCTCCTCGCCGCGAAGGTCGCGGGCTTTGGCGTAGCCCATCGCCGCGGAGATCGAGGTGCTGCTGTGACCGGTGGTAAAAAAGTCGTAGGGACTCTCGTCCATGCGTGGGAAACCGGCGATGCCGCCCTTCCGCCGCAGGGTCTCAAAGCGGTCACGGCGCTTCGTGAGCAGCTTATAGGCGTAGCTCTGGTGGCCGACGTCGAAGATTATCTTGTCCACGTCGGGGCTGAAGACGCGCAGCAGCGCCACCGTAAGCTCAACCGTACCAAGCGACGAGCTGAGATGCCCGCCGTTTTCAAGGGTCACGTCGATTATATTTTTCCTGAGCTCCGCGCACAGTTTTTTCAGTTCAGCTTCGCTCAGCCCGTACAGGCCTCTGAAATCATCTACGGATTCTAAAAGGCTCATTTTGATTCCACCTTGACGTAATTTTTATTTTAGCCCCGCAAACCGGCGGCGCCTCTCACGCTGTTCCGCGATCGGGCCGCTTAACGGCTTCGTCCGCCGGGGTAATCTCAAAGGCGGCGGCCAGGCGCGCTGTCGTTCAGCGAGGTTTAGCCGTTTCGCCTATCCGCCGCCGGCGTTTGGCAAAGAGACAAACAACCGAGGGATGTTTTAGGCCTGAGGCGTGGGGCCTATATGACGGACGGTCCTTTAATAGCTCCTGTGGACGAGATAATCGGGCAGAAGCATGAGAAAATCGTCCGCCGCAAGCAGTCCCGCGAGGGCCTCCTTGGCCGCTGCCGATTCTTTCTCCGCCATCTCTCTGGCGGCCTCCATGCCGTAAACCGTGACATGGGTCAGCTTGCCCTGCTCTTCGTCCTTGCCGGGGGTCTTGCCCAGCTCTTCGGCCGTGCTCGTCACATCTAGTATATCATCGACTATCTGAAACGCCGAACCTAGATGGCGCGCGTACTCGCCGTACCTTTCGAGGACGGCCTCGTCGCCGCAGCCTAGCGCCGCGCCGGTGAGCACCGCCGCCTCGATGAGGGCGCCGGTCTTGAGTGCCGCGATACGGCGGACGTAATGCGGGTCGTTTTCCATCCCCTCGGTGAACATATCGAGCACCTGGCCGCCGCAGACCCCCGCGGGGCCAATGGCCCGTGAGAATATGCGCATCGCGCGCAGGAGATTCTGCGCGGGAATCTCTTTCAGCTGCGACAGGGGAAATTCAAGGGACTGCGCCAACAGCGCGTCGCCCGCGAGGACGGCGAGCGTCTCCCCAAAAAGGGCGTGATTCGAGGGTTTCCCACGTCGCATGTCGTCGTCGTCCATACAGGGCAGGTCGTCATGGATCAGCGTCGCCGTATGGAGCATTTCAAGGCCAAGGGCCATCGGCAGAGCGGATTTCGCCTCTACGCCGCATCTTTGCGCCGCCGCGAGACAGAGTATAGGCCGCAGCCGTTTGCCGCCCGCCTCAAGCGAGTATTCCATCGACTCAAAGAGCTTCGGCGGCACGTTCTCCGCCCGCAGCCCCGCGGTCTCCCTGATGTAGCTCTCTATGAGCGCGCCGCCAGCCGCGAATTCCGCCTTTACGGCCCGCAGCCGCGCCTCATTCATCGCTCTTCGCCTCTTCCGCCTTTGGTACGGTCAGCGGACGCTCCTCGCCGTCCTGCGAGAGCATGGATATTTTCTGCTGCGCGTCCGCGAGGTAGGCGCGGCACTCGCGCACGAGGGCGATCCCCCGCTCATATTCCGTCAGCGCGAGATCTAGTGAAAGAGAATCCCCCTCGAGATCCTTCAGTATCTTTTCAAGCTCTGTCATCTTTTCGACGAAATTCATCTTAAAACTCCTCTCATTTTTAATCCTTACCAGTTGCAACTTTTAGCAATGCTATGATACAATGTCCAGGTTGATTGTTTCAAGGTAAACAAGGGGGGAAACAAATGTCAAAATTCTGTGATTGCTGCGGCCGCGGGCCGGCAACGGGAAATGCCGTCAGCCACTCGAACCGCCATACCAGACGTCGCTGGCTCGTCAACATTCAGAGCGTAAAGATCGACGTAGGCGGCGGAGAGACTCGTAAACTTCATATCTGCACGAAGTGCCTCCGTTCCGGAAAAGTACAAAGAGCCGTTTAATACGGCTCTTTTTTTATTCCCTTTATTCCTATTCCCCGCCATTTTTCGCATTCTCCAGAAGTTCCTCCGCCCCGTCCTCATCGACGAGGATCTCGCGCGGTCTGGCTCCGTCCGCCGGTCCGACGATGCCAAGCTGCTCCATCATGTCTATAAGCCTCGAAGCGCGCGAAAAGCCGACGCGCAGACGGCGCTGCAGGCCGCTGGCCGAGGCGATGCCCGTCGACATCACCGTCTCCACGGCCTCTTCCAGCAGGTCGTCGTCAAAGGTGCCGCCGCCGTTTCCGCCCGCGGGGCCGCTGCCCTGGGCCTCTATCTCAATAAAATCAGGTTCGCCGAAGGTATTCGTCATATATTTGAGCCACGCCGCGAGAATGCTCTCGTCTATCCATGGCGACTGGATACGTATCGGCTTCGGATGTTTAGTCGAGGAGAAGAGCATGTCTCCTTTGCCCAGCAGCTTCTCCGCCCCCGCGCAGTCGATGATCGTGCGGGAGTCTGCGTTGCTCGGCAGCGTGAAGGCGACACGCGCCGGAATATTGGCCTTGATGAGTCCGGTGATGATATTCACTGAGGGACGCTGCGTGGCGAGCATTAGGTGGATGCCGGTGGCGCGCGCCATCTGCGCGAGGCGGCAGATATATTCCTCCACCTCTTTCGCCGCCGTCATCATCAGGTCGGCCAGTTCGTCGACGACGATGACGATATGCGGCAGCCTGTCCTTCGGCAGCACCTTTTCGTTGTAACCCTCCAGGTTGCGTACGCGGATCTTCGCGAAGGTCGTGTAGCGGTTTTCCATTTCGCGTATCAGCCAGGCCAGCGCCTGCACCGCCTTCTTCGGGTCCGTCACCGGCGGCGTCAGCAGATGCGGCAGCCGGTCGTAGACCGCCATCTCGACGCGCTTCGGGTCTACCAGTATCATGCGCAGCTCCTCAGGGGAGCGCTTTGAGCAGAGCCCGACGATGCAGGAGTTCACGAAGACGCTCTTGCCCGAGCCCGTCGTTCCCGCCACCAGCAGGTGCGGCAGTTCCTCGAGGCCGACGACCATCGGGTCGCCGTTGACCGCGACGCCGAAGGGCAGCGGCAGCGAGAGTTTCGACTTTTTGAAGGCGTCGTCCTCGATCACCGTGCGCAGCGGAATGCCGCGGCGTTTGGGGTTCGGTATCTCGATGCCGACATAGGGCTTGCCGGGGATCGGGGCCTCGATACGGAGGCTCGGGACGGCCATCGCGAGCGCGATGTCGTTGGAGAGCGCGGCGACCTTGCTCACCTTGATGCCCGGCGCGAGCTGAATGCGGAACTGGATGACCGTCGGCCCGACGAGTATCTCCGCGAGGTGCGATTCGATGCTGAACTGCTCGAGCGTGTCGACGATCTTATCGCCGAGCGGTTCGGCGCGCTCCTCGTCCATCTCGCCGTCGCGCGATTCCTCCGGGCCGAAGAGCTCTATCGGCGGCGGGAATATCCCCTGCTTGATGCGGTGGCCGGAGGAGTCCTCAAGATTGAAGTTCGGGTCCTGGATCACGGCGGGAGCGGTGGAATCAGATTTTGCCGCCACTCTTTTGATACTCTCCGGGTCGTTGTAGTCTATATCTTCGCCGTTATCATCGGAATCTGGGCCGTCGTCGGGAAACTCGCCGCGCTCCTCATCGTATTCATATTCGCCCTCTTCACCATCCTCGGGCTGCGCCTCTTCATCCTCATAGGCAAAATAGTCGTCGTCGTCGCATTCCATGATATTCGGAGCGCCGCTCTTTTTGCGCGGGCTCTCGTAGCCGTATTCTTCAAGCTCCTCCTTCAGCGTCTCCTTTTTACCGGCTTTCTTTGCGCGCCGGAAAGAGGGTAAAGCTATTTTGGGCAGTTTGATATACTGGAAAATATGAATGTTATAGAAAAGCAGGGCGAAATAAATCAGCAAAAGGCCGATAATGAAGGTCCCCAGCACGCCAGTCGTCTTATATATGACCAGGCTCAGGAGACGGCCGAAGGCGCCCGCCGAGATATAGGGAAAACGCAGAAGGTTCTCCCCTCCCGTGAGCTGGTTGAGGCCAAGCAGCAGCGAGGCGAGCAGGAAGACGAAGAACGTTCCGAAGAACTGCCGGACGAAGCTCCTTATACCGCCCGCGATGAAATAGGAAACGGTGAGGTAAAGGATAAACAAAAGGGGAATGATGACGGAGCCGCCCACCGCCCTCAGCAGCGAGGCCGCGATGCGCGTGCCGCCGTCGCCCGTCCACGTCGTGTAAAGCGAGGCGATTATATAGAGGGTAAAGAGCATGACGATCAGGTTAGCGATCTTTACCGCCGATTTTATATTCGAGAAAGACTCCGTCAGCCTCTCTTTTAGGCTTTTTGAGGGCTCCTTGGCGGCCCTTCTTCTCGTTGGCGCCTTTTCCCTCATGCTTCGCTGCCTCCCACCGTGAGCCCTTCAATGAGCATGGAGGGCTGGCCGTCCGTCACCGGCACGCCCTGTCCCGACTTTCCGCAGATCCCGGGGTCCATGATGAGATTATCGCCGAGCGCCGATATCTTCGACAGCGCCTCGGGGCCGTTTCCCGTCAGTATAGCGCCGCGTACCGGCACCGTAACCTTCCCCTTTTCGATGAGATATCCCTCGGTGACGTAAAACACGAAGTCCCCGGAAGTCGGATCCACCTCGCCGCCGCCCATCTTTTTAACGTAGAGGCCGTTTTCTGTCCGCGCGAGCATCGTCTCAAAGCCGTCGCCGCCCGGTATCAGGTAGGTGTTGCTCATACGGGGCACGGGGATGTTGTGGTACGATTCGCGGCGGCCGTTGCCCGTCAGGGGCAGGCCGTAGAGCTGGGATGAGAGGACGTCGGTAATATATCCCTTCAAAACGCCGTTTTCGATGAGGACGGTACGCTGCGCGGGAGTCCCCTCGTCGTCGAAGCGGTACGCGCCGTAGAGCCCCGGCATCGCCGCGTCGTCGATCATCGTGACGCTTTCGTGCGCCACCTTCTCGCCGATGCGGCCGCGGTAGACGGAATAATCCTTCTCCACGATATCGGCCTCAAGACCGTGGCCGCAGGCCTCGTGTATGATCGTGCCGCCAGCCTCCCCGTCCATGAGAACGTTCATCGTACCGGCGGGACAGGGGCGCGCCTCAAGCATCAGCAGCGCGCGGCGCAGAGCCGTGCGCGCCACCTCGAGCGGTGTTGCGCCGCACCAGAAGTCCGCCTCGCCCAGCGACATGCAGCGGCGTTCGGAACCGGTCTGCAGCACCCCGTCTCGTTCGGCGATCACCTGCGCCGCGAAGGACGAATAATAGCGGCGGTCAAAGGCCGCCGTCCCGTCCGGCCTGATTATCAGCACATGACGGTGTGAGACGGAATAACGGTAAGAGCTCTGCCTTATATGTTTGGATTCCTTTTTTATCGTTTCGTCGATCTCGCGGAAAAAATCCACCGCCGGGGGCGCGATAGGCTCTCCCCTCTCCATCAGAGGCTTCGGCGAAGTGCTCTCTCTCAGCCCCTCCATACCGGCGGAGGCGACGCACTCGGCGAAAGAGGCAGCCACCGAGGCCTCATCGTTCCCCGGGGCGTGCGCGTAGAAGGTCCTGCCCCCGACGATCACGCGGCTTCCCGCGCCGTCGGAGGTCGACGACGAGATGCCGTCTATCTTCCCGTCCTCAAAATGCACGGAGTGCCCCTCGCCGCTCTGGATGAAGATATCGGCGTACTGGGCTCCCCTCTTGAGCGTCTCCTCTATATTTTCGTGCAAGAAATTCAATTTGTCAGTCATGCCATAGCCTCTCCCGTATAGTTCGTCTCTTCGTCGATCTTTGTCTCTATGCCCTCGCCCCGCAGGGACTCCATCATCTCCATGAGATATGGCAGCTGCTCCTTCGGACTGAAGACGGTGATCTTACCGGCCTTCGCGTCGTCCGTCTGGAGAAAGCCGATGCCCTCCGCGGCGTCTATTATCCAACTGATATAGTATATATCCTTTTGCGGCACTATGAAGCGCACCGCGGCTATCTCCGGCTTCACAGCCCCAGCTTCCTCTGCTTCGCGAGGTGTTCCTCGTAGCTCTTGCTGAAAATATGCCGCCCGTCCCCGCCCGCGAAAAAGAAGAGGTAATCGCTCTCCTTAGGCGACAGCGCGCTCTTCCACGAATCCTCCGAGGGAACGCAGATCGGGCCCGGCGGCAGTCCTCCGGATATATAGGTGTTGTAAGGTGAATCTATCTCTAGATCCCGGTAAGAGAGGCGGCTCTTTTTTATGTTCCGCTCGTCCCAGGCGTAGATGACGGTGGCGCAGGACTGAAGCCGCATATTCTTTTCAAGGCGCTTGAGGAAGATACCGGCGAGGACCGGCCGCTCGTCCGCGGACTTCGCCTCCCCTTCGACGAGCGAGGCGAGAATACCGCTCTTCATCACCGCGTCAGGCGTCGTGCCCGGCGCGATAGACGCGCCGACCCGTTCGTACCAGAGCGCGGAGGCCCTTCTGACAAATTCAGCCGCCGCCTGTGGCCCCGGAGCGAGGAAATAGGTCTCGGGAAGCAGGAAGATAAGGCGCTCCTCCTTTTTTCGCGGCAGCCACTCCCTGACCGCGGGCGGGAAATTTTCCGCATCCTCCATCGCCGCGTTGAGATATGACTCCCCCTCCGCGCTGCTGCCGAAAAGGGCGGCGACCCGCTTGTAGCGGAAGCCTGGTATCAAAGTCACGCGGTTCGCGGTGGGTTTCGCCCGCGCCAGCTGCCGCGCGACGCCGGCGGGAGTGGACTTATAAAGGCTGTAAAGCCCGGGCTTCAAGCGGCGGTCAATACCAATCTCCGCCATCGCGCGCGCCAGCTCCCCTGCGTCGTCCACCGCGCCGGCCTTCGCGATGATCTCCGCCGCCCCGCGCGCCGAAACGCCGCTGGGAATGACCGCTTCGACCGAGACGGACAGACTCTTAGGCAACTCCGGGTATTTGTACGGAAGATAAAAACAGATAAAACAGTATACAGAAGCTGTAAACAAAAATAACAGAAGCTCCTCGCCCTTTTTCCTCATAAACGCCTCTCCCTCTGGTATTTGCGCATCTTTGTTATTATATATTAAAAATGGCTGACTGTAAGCAAAGCATAAAATTTTGCCGGTTATGAAGATGACCGAGGCGTGGCCGCGCTGTGCCGTGGGGTTGAATTGGAGACTGGCGGCATTAGTGTGTGGTTTTGGCACTGTTGGGCACAAAGGCAGGACCTGAAGTCGCTGGACTCCGGGGCAAGCCCGGAGTGACGGAAGAGGCGGGGTTGTTGTTGTCTTGTCGCTCCGGCCTCCGAGCCGGAGCCTAGTGGCGTTGGGGTTGGAGTTGGGCTATAGCGTAGTGAAGTGAATACAACAGGACCTGGCGGTGTTGGGGCTGTCCTGTCGTTACGAATCAAGCCCGGAGGGACGAGAGGGTGGCTCTTTCGTCGTCTCCGGGCTTGACTTGGGCTTAGTCTTTCTGACTTGCCTTATCCATTTGGTTCTGCCTTGTTGCC
This is a stretch of genomic DNA from Cloacibacillus sp.. It encodes these proteins:
- a CDS encoding TldD/PmbA family protein, giving the protein MTDKLNFLHENIEETLKRGAQYADIFIQSGEGHSVHFEDGKIDGISSSTSDGAGSRVIVGGRTFYAHAPGNDEASVAASFAECVASAGMEGLRESTSPKPLMERGEPIAPPAVDFFREIDETIKKESKHIRQSSYRYSVSHRHVLIIRPDGTAAFDRRYYSSFAAQVIAERDGVLQTGSERRCMSLGEADFWCGATPLEVARTALRRALLMLEARPCPAGTMNVLMDGEAGGTIIHEACGHGLEADIVEKDYSVYRGRIGEKVAHESVTMIDDAAMPGLYGAYRFDDEGTPAQRTVLIENGVLKGYITDVLSSQLYGLPLTGNGRRESYHNIPVPRMSNTYLIPGGDGFETMLARTENGLYVKKMGGGEVDPTSGDFVFYVTEGYLIEKGKVTVPVRGAILTGNGPEALSKISALGDNLIMDPGICGKSGQGVPVTDGQPSMLIEGLTVGGSEA
- the xseB gene encoding exodeoxyribonuclease VII small subunit — encoded protein: MNFVEKMTELEKILKDLEGDSLSLDLALTEYERGIALVRECRAYLADAQQKISMLSQDGEERPLTVPKAEEAKSDE
- a CDS encoding polyprenyl synthetase family protein; amino-acid sequence: MNEARLRAVKAEFAAGGALIESYIRETAGLRAENVPPKLFESMEYSLEAGGKRLRPILCLAAAQRCGVEAKSALPMALGLEMLHTATLIHDDLPCMDDDDMRRGKPSNHALFGETLAVLAGDALLAQSLEFPLSQLKEIPAQNLLRAMRIFSRAIGPAGVCGGQVLDMFTEGMENDPHYVRRIAALKTGALIEAAVLTGAALGCGDEAVLERYGEYARHLGSAFQIVDDILDVTSTAEELGKTPGKDEEQGKLTHVTVYGMEAAREMAEKESAAAKEALAGLLAADDFLMLLPDYLVHRSY
- the rpmB gene encoding 50S ribosomal protein L28, whose product is MSKFCDCCGRGPATGNAVSHSNRHTRRRWLVNIQSVKIDVGGGETRKLHICTKCLRSGKVQRAV
- a CDS encoding NAD(+)/NADH kinase, with the translated sequence MEKITKKIGLLFNTQKPDAIEMAWRLWRWSKENGINFLLPPHEASAIALPGVADDVWRQEASFAVILGGDGTFLRAARYTFGVDVPLYGINLGRLGFLAIGNPDSAEKDIKAIIDGQYTLQLRRLLKGQVWRGGRLVHELHALNDLVISKGSLARVIDLEVKVGKEILSLFLADGLILSTPTGSTAYALSAGGPIVPPHVPCMIMAPICAHTLYARPVILSDTDNIIVIPKGDTRSLMLTQDGQLGYELLPGDELHVMLDNEIYVHTIQLNGRSYYDLLREKLRWGFNGIRDGGD
- a CDS encoding AAA family ATPase; protein product: MIEELEIHGVGGIRETSLSFGGSFIVITGESGAGKSSLVRALEFIAGRRAQLNHIHTLEEACEVRAVMTSEPIPGISEKCQPQDKMLIARRTFARSGKGRASLQEQTVPLTILAHAMETNVVIQSQFAQLGLLDPLKQLELVDSCGGEELKRALAELEIAFTSALATEKEIFALKKRRKESESRFDDAPSVLRQIKALELKADSEAEWEKELREMERGEAVQRSLRLIAEKMNNAEGGLLDQLEKIAKDLYGYASGDEKRWRGAIEKTLSGAQELSNLISEACRGAASAEDSEEAKERLEKKLGMLRKMKRTLNIQSAAALLAYAAEAEKELEWLKESHKELEELEKRALSLRRETSRLAIEVRALRKESAKALAAKVNEHLGGLGMEYAAFNIEIEPLDRVRSTGAENAIFTLALPDQKPLPVGKNASGGELSRILIALQ
- the dxs gene encoding 1-deoxy-D-xylulose-5-phosphate synthase gives rise to the protein MSLLESVDDFRGLYGLSEAELKKLCAELRKNIIDVTLENGGHLSSSLGTVELTVALLRVFSPDVDKIIFDVGHQSYAYKLLTKRRDRFETLRRKGGIAGFPRMDESPYDFFTTGHSSTSISAAMGYAKARDLRGEEHEVVAVIGDGALLNGVSFEALNCLASLNSKVIIILNDNKMSINPRVGGMASHLAKLAVNPTYKKLKDYIKSQCTNMKNGENINSSLSRIKMKLKSLLLPTNVFEELNISYWGPFNGHNLSEMEEVFRLARHYDESLLIHVMTEKGKGCPQTEAYPSFFHGIGPKTKIDAATHASSGCGESWSGVMSEVLCELAHEDQRVTVCTAAMKDGTKLENFAKAYPRRFCDTGIAEEHMLIYAAGLAAAGMRPVVCIYSTFLQRAADQVMHDICLPKLPVLLGIDRAGLVGEDGETHHGILDVAWLRAIPEMTVAAPRDAADLEFFVREWKKRTLPMAVRYPRGKAVKAIAAPGMERIPAPWGRLEVISGGEEICLIGIGSTVELMLQSAEEIDKITGRRPTVADLRFIKPLDYEGLDALLRAHKVIVTAEENTLTGGVGEAVAAYINARGYAVRAAAAGVPDHFISHATRAQQWEECGLTVENIVRLCLTK
- a CDS encoding TlyA family RNA methyltransferase, whose amino-acid sequence is MKQKLIRLDKYITDRKLAASRTAAQNYIEEGRVSVNGVTVTKAASMIQPDANVKLDAPEKEWVSRGAYKLLKAIESFAIEAEGRRCVDIGASTGGFTDVLLANGAAKVCAVDVGYGQLAWKLRSDPRVLVLERTNARNLTIEMIENERADIIVSDASFISITLLLPKMEELLKDDGLMAVLVKPQFEAGRERVGKGVVADPALHRQILEEVADFIDKETGLSLEAADYSPIRGPEGNIEFLFLLKHKRAGSGAKRPDFDKIVEEAHKNTSAHPK
- a CDS encoding DNA translocase FtsK gives rise to the protein MREKAPTRRRAAKEPSKSLKERLTESFSNIKSAVKIANLIVMLFTLYIIASLYTTWTGDGGTRIAASLLRAVGGSVIIPLLFILYLTVSYFIAGGIRSFVRQFFGTFFVFLLASLLLGLNQLTGGENLLRFPYISAGAFGRLLSLVIYKTTGVLGTFIIGLLLIYFALLFYNIHIFQYIKLPKIALPSFRRAKKAGKKETLKEELEEYGYESPRKKSGAPNIMECDDDDYFAYEDEEAQPEDGEEGEYEYDEERGEFPDDGPDSDDNGEDIDYNDPESIKRVAAKSDSTAPAVIQDPNFNLEDSSGHRIKQGIFPPPIELFGPEESRDGEMDEERAEPLGDKIVDTLEQFSIESHLAEILVGPTVIQFRIQLAPGIKVSKVAALSNDIALAMAVPSLRIEAPIPGKPYVGIEIPNPKRRGIPLRTVIEDDAFKKSKLSLPLPFGVAVNGDPMVVGLEELPHLLVAGTTGSGKSVFVNSCIVGLCSKRSPEELRMILVDPKRVEMAVYDRLPHLLTPPVTDPKKAVQALAWLIREMENRYTTFAKIRVRNLEGYNEKVLPKDRLPHIVIVVDELADLMMTAAKEVEEYICRLAQMARATGIHLMLATQRPSVNIITGLIKANIPARVAFTLPSNADSRTIIDCAGAEKLLGKGDMLFSSTKHPKPIRIQSPWIDESILAAWLKYMTNTFGEPDFIEIEAQGSGPAGGNGGGTFDDDLLEEAVETVMSTGIASASGLQRRLRVGFSRASRLIDMMEQLGIVGPADGARPREILVDEDGAEELLENAKNGGE